From the genome of Faecalibacterium prausnitzii:
ACCCAGGCGGGCTATGATATGATCGGCATCGACCAGTCGGAAGAGATGCTCTGCGTCGTGCGGGACAAAGCCGAACAGCTGGGCCTTTCGGGCAGGCTGCTGCTGTTGCAGCAGGACCTGCTCAAGCTCGACCTCTACGGCACCATCCGGGGTGCTGTGTCCACCTTCGATACCTTTAACCATATCCCGGACCTCGACACGGCCATTGCCAACGCCGGGTTCTTTATGGAAGAGGGCGGCGTCTTCCTTTTTGATATGAACACCCCGTACAAGCACCAGCAGGTGCTGGGGGAGAATGCCTTCACCTTTGAGGAAGAGGACGCAAGCTGTGTCTGGCGCAACCATTACAGCGCCGAGGACCGCCGGGTGGAGATCACTGTGGACATCGACTACCGGGAGACCGGGGAGCATTTCCACGAGCAGTTCTACGAATACACCTACGACCTCGCTGCCATCCGTGCGGCGCTGGAGCGGCACGGTTTTGTGCTGGAAAGCGTCTGTGACGGCGAGACGTTCGGCCCGCTGACCGAGGAAAGCGAGCGCTATTTCTTCTGCGCTGTCAAGCAGTATACCCAATTGGAGGAACAATAATTATGTCGAATCTGATCCGCGGCCTGTCGGAAAACGGCGGTGTCGTCTTCTGCGGTGTGGACTCTACCGCGATCGTCCGCAAGGCCGAACAGCTCCACAAGACCAGTGCGACCTGCAGCGCCGCCCTTGGCCGTCTACTGACGGGAGCCGCCCTGATGGGCTCCATGCTCAAGGATGACCGGGACACCATCACCCTGCGCGTTTCGGGCAGCGGCCCGGCGGGCGTCCTCATCGCCTGCACCGATGGCACCGGCAACGTGAAGGGCTGCATCGACAACCCGCTGGTGGAGCTTCCGCTCAAAGAAAACGGCCATCTGGATGTCGGCGGTGCCGTCGGCAGGGACGGTGTGCTGACCGTCATCCGGGATAACCGCCTGCAAAAAGAACCGACCGTCGGCCAGGTGCCTCTTGTCTCCGGTGAGATCGCCGAAGACCTGACCAGCTACTATGCTTACAGTGAGCAGGTGCCCACCGTCTGTGCACTGGGCGTTCTGGTCGATAAAGACCTGACCATCGCCTGCGCAGGCGGCTATCTCATCCAGCTGCTGCCCGGTGCCACCGATGCTGAGATCACCCAGCTGGAACAAAACATTGCCGCCATGCCCTCCGTCACCGAAATGCTCCGCGCGGGCAAGACGCCGGAGGATATGATGCAGCTGGCTTTGAAGGGCTTTGAGCCCAACGTCCTCGACGAGCGGGATGTCGCATACCAGTGCGATTGCAGCCAGGAGCGCACCGAAGAGATGCTGCTCAGCCTCGGCAAAAAGGAGCTGGAAAAGCTCCGTGACGAGGACCCCAACTGCGAGGTCGTCTGCCATTTCTGCCACACCAAGTATCAGTTCGACCTGAACGAGCTGGTCCAAAAGGCTGTGGACAAGCAGAGCGCCCCGGCAGAAGAACACTGAAACAAGCATAAGCGGCGGCAGAGAGCGAGAAACTCTCTGCCGCTGTTTACTCTGCGCAGATATTGGCAACGATGGTATAAACGACCCGGTAATAGAGAATGTTGTTTTCGACGG
Proteins encoded in this window:
- a CDS encoding class I SAM-dependent DNA methyltransferase gives rise to the protein MAYNEFAYFYDEFNGEADYDALYAHIHKELTAHGIADGILADLGCGTGELTLMLTQAGYDMIGIDQSEEMLCVVRDKAEQLGLSGRLLLLQQDLLKLDLYGTIRGAVSTFDTFNHIPDLDTAIANAGFFMEEGGVFLFDMNTPYKHQQVLGENAFTFEEEDASCVWRNHYSAEDRRVEITVDIDYRETGEHFHEQFYEYTYDLAAIRAALERHGFVLESVCDGETFGPLTEESERYFFCAVKQYTQLEEQ
- the hslO gene encoding Hsp33 family molecular chaperone HslO translates to MSNLIRGLSENGGVVFCGVDSTAIVRKAEQLHKTSATCSAALGRLLTGAALMGSMLKDDRDTITLRVSGSGPAGVLIACTDGTGNVKGCIDNPLVELPLKENGHLDVGGAVGRDGVLTVIRDNRLQKEPTVGQVPLVSGEIAEDLTSYYAYSEQVPTVCALGVLVDKDLTIACAGGYLIQLLPGATDAEITQLEQNIAAMPSVTEMLRAGKTPEDMMQLALKGFEPNVLDERDVAYQCDCSQERTEEMLLSLGKKELEKLRDEDPNCEVVCHFCHTKYQFDLNELVQKAVDKQSAPAEEH